ATGTTCATGGGAGATTTTGAAAAGGCTGCTCCGTGGTCGAGCCAGTCCATACGCGGATGCAAGAGATTTTTGGACCGTGTATTCGGCCTTTACGAGATGCTTTCGAACGAAGAAGGTTATTCGGCCGAGCTTGAATCAGTGATGCACAAGGCGATAAAGAAGGTATCTAACGATATAGAGATACTGAAGTTCAACACGGCTATCGCAGCGCTCATGTCGCTTTTAAACGATATTTATGCGAAAAAGAAGATAACCCGCGGCGAGATGCGGACGTTCCTTACGCTTTTGAATCCTTTTGCGCCTCACATAACGGAGGAGCTTTGGAGCATGGCGGGCTTCGAGGGCATGATAGCCGAGCAGTCGTGGCCCGAGTTCGACGAGCAGAAGACCGTAGACGAGAGCATAGAGATAGCCGTTCAGGTAAACGGAAAGCTTCGCGGCACGATAAAACTGCCGATAGATTCGACGCAGGAGAACGCGCTTGCCCTTGCGTATCAGAACGAGGCGGTGAAGACCGCCGTTGAGGGCAAGAAGATCGTAAAGGAAATATATGTAAAGAATAAGATCGTAAACATCGTTGCAAAATAGCATATGATGTTTTGAGAATTTGTCTTGACATAGAGATGCAGTTTCGGTATAATACAATGTATAATGTAATGTACCGCTTTAGCAATACATTACAGGCGTGAATGCGGAGGGGGTGTAATAACATGTCGGAAATAAGAGTAAAAGAGAATGAGTCTCTGGACAGTGCGCTTCGCAGATTCAAACGCCAGTGTGCGAAATCGGGAGTTCTTTCCGAGCTTCGTAAAAGAGAACATTATGAAAAGCCCAGCGTAAAACGCAAGAAGAAGTCCGAAGCGGCAAGAAAGAGAAAGTATAAGTAAACCTTTTACTTACGACAAAAAAAGCCCGTGCCTTATGCACGGGCTTTTTTACTATGTATAAGCGTTTTTGCCTGTGCTGCGCTTTAATATTAAAAAACACGCGAGAATTTATAAAAGCAAAGCTTTTAAGTATCAAATCGCCTCCGGCGGGAAAAATAAGCGCGTATAAAACATGTCGGAGGTAAATATATGGAACGAAAAAGGATAAGGACGATATCTATCGTCGCGGCGGCGTTTGCCGTTTTGCTGGGAGCTTTTATATACCAGTTGGCGCTTGCGCAGACGTACAGAAATTATATAGTAAATCAGAACGCGCGTTCGTTTTACGATCTTATGGATTCGGTGAGAACGATAGATTCAAGTCTCGAAAAGGGCATACACAGCTCGTCCGACGCCGAGCTTATCGCGTATTCGTCGGAGATATGGCGAGAGTCGGGCGGGGCGCAGGCAAATCTGTCATCCTTGCCGCTTTCGGGCGAACAGACACAAAAGGTCTCAAAATTCCTGTCGCAGACAGGCGATTACGCCTATATGCTTTCAAAAAAAGCGGCAGCCCATGAAGAGATAACAAAGGAGGAACAGGAAACGCTTGAACGCCTTTCCTCATACAGCAAAGCGCTGTTCGCTTCGCTGTCGGATATGGAGAACAGGGTAAGTCACGGGGAGCTTTCACTTATGAAGACAAAGCTTCTCGGCGGATTTGAGAGCGGCGATATCGAGCTCAGCGAGGCGTGCGAGCCTGTCGTGGAGCAGTTCGCGGACTATCCGACGCTTATATATGACGGGCC
The window above is part of the Clostridia bacterium genome. Proteins encoded here:
- a CDS encoding 30S ribosomal protein S21; this translates as MSEIRVKENESLDSALRRFKRQCAKSGVLSELRKREHYEKPSVKRKKKSEAARKRKYK